From a region of the Sminthopsis crassicaudata isolate SCR6 chromosome 6, ASM4859323v1, whole genome shotgun sequence genome:
- the OR6Q1 gene encoding olfactory receptor 6Q1: MQLYKGNWTLVTEFVMVGFSGVQEARHLFFILFLAMYLFTMAENLAIILVVSLDHRLQRPMYFFLTHLSCLEIWYTTVTVPKMLSGFTGTAEGKTISYSGCLSQLFIFTFLGATECFLLAAMAYDRYVAICEPLRYAAIVSWGTCIRLAAASWLLGFLTPIVPIYLMSQLIFCSSNVIDHFFCDASPLLALSCSDVTLKEKADFLISLAVLLASSTVIAVSYGNIVWTLLHIHSAAERRKAFSTCAAHLTVVSLFYGTLFFMYVRTKMPTSMNFNKVVSVFYSIVTPMLNPLIYSLRNKEVKGALGRALSFKLFKGS, translated from the coding sequence ATGCAACTTTACAAGGGGAACTGGACCCTGGTGACTGAATTTGTCATGGTGGGCTTTTCTGGTGTCCAAGAAGCCCGCCATCTCTTCTTCATACTTTTCCTCGCCATGTACCTGTTCACCATGGCAGAGAACTTGGCCATTATCCTTGTGGTGAGCTTAGACCATAGACTCCAGAGGCCCATGTACTTCTTTCTAACCCACCTTTCTTGCCTAGAAATATGGTATACTACAGTCACTGTGCCCAAGATGCTGTCAGGATTCACTGGGACAGCTGAAGGCAAGACCATCTCCTACTCTGGATGTCTGTCCCAGCTTTTCATCTTCACCTTCCTTGGTGCCACAGAGTGCTTTCTGCTTGCTGCCATGGCCTACGACCGGTATGTGGCCATCTGTGAACCTCTCCGGTATGCGGCCATAGTCTCCTGGGGTACGTGCATCCGTCTGGCTGCTGCCTCCTGGCTGCTGGGTTTCCTCACCCCGATCGTGCCCATCTACCTGATGTCCCAGCTCATATTCTGTAGCTCCAATGTCATTGATCACTTCTTCTGTGACGCGTCTCCCTTGCTGGCACTCTCCTGCTCTGATGTCACGCTGAAGGAGAAAGCTGACTTTCTGATCTCACTGGCTGTGCTTCTGGCTTCTTCCACAGTCATCGCTGTGTCCTATGGCAACATCGTGTGGACTCTGCTGCACATTCACTCGGCAGCAGAACGCCGGAAGGCTTTCTCCACCTGTGCTGCCCACCTGACTGTCGTGAGTCTTTTTTATGGGACGCTTTTCTTCATGTACGTCCGAACCAAGATGCCCACCTCTATGAACTTCAACAAGGTCGTGTCGGTGTTCTACTCCATCGTCACACCCATGCTCAACCCCCTCATCTATAGCCTCCGAAACAAGGAGGTAAAGGGGGCCCTGGGCAGAGCCTTGTCGTTCAAATTGTTTAAAGGATCATGA
- the LOC141547056 gene encoding olfactory receptor 9I1-like, translating to MEANGTSVKEFVLTGFPVGPELQIVLFFIFLTLYLVTLGGNLGMIFLIQSDSRLQTPMYFFLSHLSFLDMCYSSVIIPQMLGTLKTGGTLITYERCATQYFFFTLCASTECFLLAVMAYDRYVAVCNPLLYVTAMTPQTRLGLVMGAYSGAMVNTVVRTGMTFSISFCKSNQVDFFFCDLPPLLKLSCMETGSQELVIFLFAFLVIMINVSIILISYLYIIRVILRIPSAGGRAKTFSTCASHMTAVALFFGTLIFMYLRSNAGTSLEEDKVVSVFYTVVIPMMNPIIYSLRNKEVKEALKKIFNRVKISQAM from the coding sequence ATGGAGGCGAATGGCACCTCGGTGAAAGAATTTGTCCTAACGGGGTTCCCTGTGGGGCCCGAGCTGCAGATtgtccttttcttcatctttctgactctatatCTCGTCACCCTAGGGGGCAATCTGGGGATGATCTTTCTAATCCAGAGTGACTCCCGTCTCCAGACTCCCATGTACTTCTTCCTCAGCCACCTCTCCTTCTTGGATATGTGTTATTCCTCAGTCATTATCCCTCAGATGCTCGGGACCTTGAAGACTGGTGGGACCCTAATCACCTATGAGCGCTGTGCCACACAATACTTCTTCTTCACCCTCTGTGCCAGCACCGAGTGCTTCTTGTTGGCCGTGATGGCCTATGACCGCTACGTGGCCGTATGTAACCCCCTCCTCTATGTCACAGCCATGACTCCACAAACCCGACTTGGACTGGTGATGGGAGCCTATTCTGGGGCCATGGTCAACACTGTAGTTCGTACAGGTATgactttctccatttctttctgcaaATCCAATCAGGTGGACTTCTTCTTCTGTGACTTACCTCCATTGCTGAAGCTCTCATGCATGGAAACTGGATCCCAGGAGCTGGTCATTTTCCTCTTTGCCTTCTTAGTGATCATGATTAACGTGAGCATCATTCTCATCTCTTACCTGTACATCATCAGGGTGATCCTACGCATCCCTTCTGCTGGTGGACGGGCCAAGACGTTTTCCACCTGTGCCTCCCACATGACCGCAGTCGCCCTCTTCTTTGGGACCCTCATCTTCATGTATCTACGGAGTAACGCGGGCACGTCTCTGGAGGAGGATAAGGTTGTGTCTGTGTTCTACACGGTGGTCATCCCTATGATGAACCCCATTATCTACAGTTTGAGGAACAAAGAGGTGAAGGAGGCTCTGAAGAAAATATTCAATCGAGTGAAGATCTCTCAAGCAATGTGA
- the LOC141547540 gene encoding extracellular calcium-sensing receptor-like, translating to MLYLLQLLAQLYSTLYSVQAPCQLPAPGPTHRLSTEGNVLIGAITPLHAQLVQQKMTFCQSPTQPPCQQFKARFFLNALGILFALEEANRDPTFLPNETVGLQLYDSCISGAKALGSTLALLSGQLLPTPNFDCHPKRQLLGIIGGMTSPESEPMAELLSVYKVPQISHGSQHPQFSDHQRFPSFLRTVPSRVHQPQALAKILLYFNWTWVGLVGSDSGAFEWLDQEIRTEVGKNGGCVSFSKRIDGHLNNMGDVADAIRNSTAKVIVCDCYHIHFISLAKALQKKNVTNRIWILSTSFLLNPLILSKEAREMLNGSLSLGIHSGPLPGFKHFLSTLHPAMYPDNHLVKLFWQELLGCTWPGSQPAGPRTAQVAPNCTGLEQLTPAHLSILKLDDLPAIYQVYLATKAFLVAYGNLRANHSGEGPPPGGTGVKAGNTRPWQVLQYLKNVHFTSQAQEEIFFTQDGEVPAAFDITSIHIAPDHTWQTAKVGHLDFRGPLGKELVMNSSAIIWAEDTGKGAITNMLDSASCLKCPEDQWPNNEKDRCIPKILDFLSYTEPLGMALAFCTAFLFLLSLTILGTFIRHHHTPIVRANNHRLSYILLCSLALCFLCPFMFIGPPVPLTCALRQAAFGIFFTVCVCATLAKTIIVVSAFRATRPDARLKRAGLNLPSAILIGFSLVQVLLCMFWVIGWPPVPMNSAEAGPTVTMLCGSGSSEFFYTMLGYLGFLDLVSLVVAFLARRLPDTFNEAKHITLSMLVFSCVWISFIPAHLSAQGKDTVAVEIFAILASGAGLMGCLFFPKCYIILLRPEKNTRDQMRGKQHFQS from the exons ATGCTGTACTTACTGCAACTTCTTGCCCAGCTCTACTCCACATTGTACTCTGTTCAGGCCCCGTGCCAACTGCCTGCCCCTGGCCCCACTCACCGGCTCTCTACAGAAGGAAATGTGCTGATTGGAGCTATCACCCCCTTACACGCCCAGCTGGTCCAACAGAAAATGACTTTTTGCCAGTCTCCAACACAGCCCCCATGCCAACA ATTCAAGGCCCGGTTTTTCCTGAATGCCCTGGGCATTCTCTTTGCCCTGGAAGAGGCTAACAGGGACCCCACTTTCCTGCCAAATGAAACAGTGGGACTCCAGCTCTATGACTCCTGCATCTCTGGAGCCAAGGCTCTGGGGAGCACTCTCGCCCTCCTGTCTGGACAGCTCCTCCCTACACCCAACTTTGACTGCCACCCTAAGCGCCAACTCCTGGGAATCATAGGGGGAATGACTTCCCCCGAGTCAGAACCCATGGCCGAGCTGCTTTCTGTCTACAAAGTCCCTCAG atAAGTCATGGATCTCAACATCCCCAATTTTCTGACCACCAGCGGTTCCCCTCCTTCCTTCGCACAGTCCCCAGCAGAGTGCACCAACCTCAGGCCTTGGCTAAAATACTTCTCTACTTCAACTGGACCTGGGTGGGCCTGGTGGGCTCAGATAGTGGTGCCTTTGAGTGGCTGGACCAGGAAATCAGGACGGAGGTTGGAAAGAACGGCGGCTGTGTGAGCTTCTCAAAGAGGATCGATGGCCACCTCAATAACATGGGTGATGTGGCTGACGCCATCCGGAATTCCACTGCCAAGGTGATTGTCTGTGATTGTTACCACATCCACTTTATCAGCCTAGCCAAGGCCCTTCAGAAGAAGAATGTCACCAACAGGATATGGATTTTGTCCACCTCCTTCCTCCTGAATCCCTTAATACTGAGCAAAGAAGCCAGAGAGATGCTAAATGGGAGCCTGTCTCTGGGGATACACTCTGGACCATTACCTGGCTTCAAGCATTTCCTGTCCACTCTGCATCCAGCCATGTACCCAGACAACCACCTGGTAAAGTTGTTCTGGCAAGAGCTGTTGGGCTGCACCTGGCCTGGGTCACAGCCTGCAGGCCCTCGAACAGCACAAGTTGCCCCAAATTGCACAGGACTAGAACAGCTGACACCCGCCCATCTGTCTATACTAAAACTGGATGATTTGCCTGCTATATACCAGGTCTATCTAGCAACCAAAGCCTTCCTGGTGGCCTATGGGAACCTGAGAGCCAACCACTCTGGGGAGGGTCCACCTCCTGGTGGTACCGGTGTCAAGGCAGGCAATACCAGACCATGGCAG GTCCTGCAGTATTTAAAAAATGTCCACTTCACTTCCCAAGCTCAGGAAGAGATCTTCTTTACTCAGGATGGAGAGGTCCCAGCGGCTTTCGACATCACAAGCATACACATTGCTCCTGACCACACCTGGCAAACGGCCAAAGTGGGACACTTGGACTTCAGGGGGCCTCTGGGGAAAGAGCTAGTGATGAACAGCAGTGCGATCATCTGGGCAGAGGACACTGGAAAG GGAGCAATTACCAACATGCTGG ACAGCGCCAGTTGCCTGAAATGCCCAGAAGACCAATGGCCAAACAATGAGAAGGATCGGTGCATCCCCAAGATTCTTGACTTTCTCTCCTACACGGAGCCCCTGGGCATGGCTCTAGCCTTCTGTAcagcctttctcttcctcctttccctgacCATCCTCGGCACATTCATACGCCATCACCACACTCCCATAGTCAGAGCCAACAACCACAGGCTAAGTTACATCCTTCTCTGTTCCCTGGCGCTCTGCTTCCTCTGCCCATTCATGTTCATTGGCCCCCCAGTCCCCCTGACTTGTGCCCTGCGCCAGGCagcctttgggattttcttcacagTCTGTGTGTGTGCCACTCTGGCCAAGACCATCATTGTtgtgtctgccttcagggccaccAGACCAGATGCCAGACTGAAGCGGGCAGGACTCAATCTCCCCAGTGCCATCCTCATTGGCTTCTCCTTGGTCCAAGTGCTTCTGTGTATGTTCTGGGTCATTGGCTGGCCTCCGGTGCCCATGAACTCGGCAGAAGCAGGACCTACAGTCACCATGCTGTGCGGTTCAGGCTCCTCAGAGTTTTTCTACACCATGCTGGGCTACCTGGGCTTCCTGGACCTGGTCAGTCTGGTGGTGGCCTTCCTGGCCCGTCGACTGCCCGACACTTTCAACGAAGCCAAGCACATCACCCTCAGCATGTTGGTCTTCTCCTGTGTCTGGATCTCCTTCATCCCAGCCCACCTGAGTGCTCAGGGCAAGGACACTGTGGCTGTGGAGATCTTTGCTATTTTAGCATCCGGGGCAGGCCTGATGGGCTGTCTGTTCTTCCCTAAGTGCTACATCATCCTGCTACGGCCTGAGAAGAACACAAGGGACCAAATGAGGGGCAAGCAGCATTTCCAGTCATGA